Proteins co-encoded in one Listeria ivanovii subsp. ivanovii genomic window:
- the rpsU gene encoding 30S ribosomal protein S21, with translation MSKTVVRKNESLEDALRRFKRTVSKSGTLQESRKREFYEKPSVKRKKKSEAARKRKF, from the coding sequence ATGTCAAAAACAGTAGTTCGTAAAAACGAATCGCTTGAAGATGCTCTTCGTCGCTTTAAACGTACTGTTTCCAAAAGTGGAACTTTGCAAGAATCCAGAAAGCGCGAATTTTATGAAAAACCAAGCGTAAAACGTAAGAAAAAATCCGAAGCAGCAAGAAAACGCAAATTCTAA